The following is a genomic window from Dermatophilaceae bacterium Soc4.6.
CGGCCCGCGAGACGGGTGCGGGGTCCGGGGTCACTGGCTCCGGGATCTCGGGGTCCGTCGTCACGAGTCGGTCGGCCACCTCAGGGCTCACCACCGGGCTCACACCTCGGTGAGCTCGGTCTCCTTGCCCTTGAGCAGGGTGTCGATCGAGTCGACGAACTTCTTGGTCATCGCGTCGAGGTCCTTCTCACCGCGCGAGCCGTCGTCCTCACCGACGTCGCCGTCCTTGACCAGCTTGTCGATGTCGGTCTTGGCCTTGCGGCGGATGTTGCGGATGGAGACCTTGGCGTCCTCGGCCTTGGTGTTGGCCAGCTTGACGTAGTCGCGGCGGCGCTCCTGCGTCAGCACGGGCAGCACGCAGCGGATGACGTTGCCGTCGTTGCTGGGGTTCACCCCGAGGTCGGAGTCGCGCAGCGTCTTCTCGATCTCGGACATCGCGCTCTTGTCGAAGGGCGAGACGAGGATCGTGCGGGCCTCGGGCGTCTGGAAGGACGCGAGCTGCTGCAGCGGCGTCGGGGCGCCGTAGTAGCTGACGACCAGCTTGTTGAACATGCCGGGGGTGGCCCGGCCGGTGCGGATCGCGCCGAAGTCCTCCTTGGCGACCTCGACGGCCTTCTCCATCTTCTCCTCGGCCTCGAACAGGGTCTCGTCGATCATCGGTGATGCGCCGTCCTTGACGTCTGTCGTGTGGCTCCGACCGGTCTGGCCGGAGCGGGGTCGTGCTGGGTCGCGCGTGCCACCAGGTGGGAAGACCGCGGTCAGCCCGTGGTGACGACCGTGCCGATCTTCTCACCCTGCAGGGCTGAGGTGATGTTGCCCTCGCCCTCCATGCCGAAGACCAGCATCTCGAGGTCGTTCTCCTCGCAGAGGCTGAAGGCCGCGGTGTCGAGGATGCGCAGGCCCGCCTTCATGGCCTCGCGGAAGGTCAGGGTGTCGTACTTCACCGCGCCTGGGTCCTTCTTCGGGTCGGCGGAGTAGACGCCGTCGACGCCGCTCTTGGCCACGAGCAGGCGGTGGCACTTGGTCTCGAGCGCCCGCTGGGCGCTGACGGTGTCGGTGGAGAAGAACGGCATACCGGCTCCGGCGCCGAAGATCACCACGCGCCCCTTCTCGAGGTGGCGGATCGCGCGCCGCGGGATGTAGGGCTCGGCGACCTGCCCCATGGTGATGGCCGTCTGCACCCGGGTCTCGACCCCGGCCTTCTCGAGGAAGTCCTGCAGGGCGAGGCAGTTCATCACCGTGCCCAGCATGCCCATGTAGTCGGCCCGGGCCCGGTCCATGCCCTTCTGCTGCAGCTCGGCGCCGCGGAAGAAGTTGCCGCCACCGATGACGATGGCGACCTGCACCCCCGAGCGCACCGCCACGGCGATCTGCTCGGCGATCTGGCGGACCATGAGGGGGTCGACCCCCACCTCGCCGCCACCGAAGACCTCGCCGGAGAGCTTCAGCAGCACCCGGGGTGCCTCGGTCGTGGCCGGTGCGCCGGCGGTCTCGTAGCTGTCGGTGGTCATGGGTGGGCCTCCGGGAGAGAGTGGTGCTCAGGGCACGGCGGACGCCCGATCCTTCCACATCGGCGGGAGGGCGCGCTCTCGTCCGCCCATCCGGTCCGGGGTAGTCTCGCGGTGGCGTCCAGGGTTGCTGCGCCCGGCAGACAGCTAGGTCGTACGCCGACCGGAGGTACGGTGCACGCGAGCGTGGAGCCGATGTCAGGCACGACGGGGTCGGTCGACGTCGTCGGGGTGCCTGCCCGGGCGTCCGGGTCACGACTGGTGACGTTCCACGCCCCCGAGGTCGTCTTCGGGCCCGGCTCGCTCGCCGAGGCGGGCTACGCCGCACGTCGCCTGGGGGCCCGGCGCCCGCTGGTGGTCACCGACCCCGGCATCATCGCGGCCGGGTGGGTCGACGAGCTGCTGGCTCACCTGCGCGAGGCGCGGCTGGAACCGGTCGTCTGGCACGGCCTCACGCCCAACCCCAAGGACCGCGAGATCGCTGCGGGCCACGACCTCTACCTCGAGCAGGGTGCCGACGTCATCCTCGCCATCGGAGGCGGGTCGTGCATCGACGCGGCGAAGGGGATCGCGATCCTCTCGACCAATGGTGGCCACGTGCTCGACTACGCCGGTGTCGACCGCGTCACGAGACCGATCCCACCCCTGCTGATGATCCCGAGCACCTCGGGCACCGGCGCCGACGTGTCGCAGTTCTGCGTCGTCACCGACACGATGCGCTGCGTCAAGGTCACCATCATGGGTCGGGCCCTGGTGCCCGACCTGTCGATCATCGACCCCCGGCTGCTGATGAGCATGCCGCCGTGGCTGACCGCTGCCACGGGTCTCGACGCGCTGACCCACGGCATCGAGGCCTACGTCAGCCTCGCCCACAACCCCTTGGCCGACATCCACGCCCTCAGTGCGGTGGGCCTGGTCACGCGCAACCTGCACACGACCATCCTGCGACCCGGTGACGAGACGGCCCGGGAGGGCATGGCCCAGGCCAGCCTCAACGCGGGGCTGGCCTTCACCAACGCGATCCTCGGCGCGACCCACGCGATGAGCCACCAGGTGGGCGGGCTGCTCGACGCCCCTCACGGAGTCGTCAACGGGGTGCTCCTTCCCCACGTCATCCGCTACAACGCCCGCGCGACCCCCGACCGGTTCATCGCGCTGGCGCGTGCCGCCGGGCTGGCCGTCGACGGCATGCCCGGAGTCGAGGCCGCCGACCTGCTGGCCGAGCACGTGCGGTCCCTGGCCGACGACGTCGGCGTGCCGCGTGGCCTGCGCGAGCTCGGGGTCGACGAGTCGGTCCTGGCGCGCCTGGCCGCCAGCACCCTCGACGACGCGTGCCTGACGACCAACCCCCGGTCGGCCAACGGCGAGGAGCTGGTGGCTCTCTTCCGCCAGGCGCTGTGAGCCCGACGACCGCGGGCGACGAGCGCCCCGATCTTGCCGCGCTCACGGGGGTGCGCAGCGGGAAGGGGTCCTTCTACCGCGCCTACCTGCGCTCGGACGAGCGACTGCAGCACGCGTTGCGGGCCATGGACTCCATCTCCCGCGCCCTCGTGCGCACCCTCGAGGGGCCGCGCGGCATCCTCGAGCAGGTGGCGCGGGCGGCCGGGACCCACCTCGACGCGTCCTGGTGCCTGCTCGGCCTCGCCGACGCTCACCTACCGGGGGCGCGTCCCCGGTTCATCGTGGTCACCCCCACGGGTGAGGTCGAGAGCGACGAGGGCAACCTCCCTCCCCACGTGCGCCGCGAGCTGGGCGCCGTCCGCGCCGGCCTGGCCCGGACCGTCGCGCCATCGGGCTGGGTCAGGGTGCCGATGACCCTGGAGGGCGAGACGGTCGGCACGCTGAGCGTCCTGCACGGCCTGCCCGAGGAGCCGGAGCCGAGCGATGTGTCGGTGCTGCGCATCCTCGCCAACCAGGCAGCGGTCTCGCTGCACACCTCGCAGCAGTACCAGGCGGGGCTCACGTTGCACCGGCGCGCGCAGCAGCTCTACGACGAGGCGACGGCCCAGGCCCAGGACCTCGCCCGCCGCACGGCCGAGCTGCGGCGGGCCGAGCAGCAGCTGCACGTGGCGACCGAGCGCGAGCTGGTCGACGGCGAGCGCCACCGCATCGCCCGTGAGCTGCACGACAGCGTCACCCAGTACGTCCTGTCGTCGGGGCTGGCCGTCGAGGTGGCCCGGGGAGAGGCCGAGCTGCTCGGGCCGGTCGCCGCCACCATCCACGACCAGCTGCTCACCGCCCGCAACCTGTCCCAGCAGGCGGTCGAGCAGCTGCGGCGGGCCATCTACGCCCTGCACCAGCCGCACCGCGACACCATCTCGACGCTGCCCGAGCTCATCCACGAGGTGAGCCGACACCACGACCGCAGCCTCGACGTCGCCCTGCGGGTGGAGGGCGGAGCCGTGCCGCTGCCCGGCTCGGCGCACCACGAGATCGCCCGCGCCGTGGGCGAGGCGCTCTTCAACGTCGCGACGCACGCGAGTGCCTCGCGGGTGATCGTGCGGCTGCGCTACCGGCCGCACGAGCTGCGCGTGGCCGTGGCCGACGACGGTGTGGGTGACCCCACCGACCTCAGCCGCAGGCTGCGCATCGCCCGATCCGCCCCCACCGACGGCCGGCACCGCGGCCTGGTCAACATCGAGAGCCGGATCGCCGAGCTGGGGGGCACGATCGCCTTCCGCCGGGCCCGGCTCGGTGGGGTGCGCGTCGAGATGCGCATCCCGCTACCGCTGCCGCCCACCCGACCCGGGATCATCGACGGACTCGTCGGCCCACCCACCCGTTCGCCCCAGGAGACCTGATGGCCACCCTCGTCCCGGCCCCGCACCGCTCCCCCACCCCACCCGAGGGCCTGCGCACGGGGGTCGACATCGTGCTCGTCGACGACCACGCCATCGTGCGGCAGGGCCTGCGCTCGATCCTCGAGCGGGAGGAGGACCTGCGGGTGGTCGGGGAGGCGTGCTCCTCCGCCGAGGCGATGGCCGTCGTCGGGCGCACCCGGCCGCAGGTCGTCGTCCTCGACCTCAAGCTCTCGACCTCGTCCGACACCGAGGGCCTGGCCCTGTGCTCGACGCTGGCCGGCGCCCACCCGACGGCGGCGGTCCTGGTCTTCACGACCTTCCTCGACGAGCACCTGGTCCTGCAGGCGGTGCGGGCCGGTGCCCGGGGCTACGTCGTCAAGGACGTCGACACGTCCGGGCTCGTGCGAGCGATCCGCGACGTCAGCCGCGGCGAGAGCGCGTTCGACGCGCGCAGCGCCTCGGCGATGGTGCGCGGGCTGCACAGCCCGCAGACCCACTCGGCCTCGCAGCTGACCGCTCGCGAGTCGGAGGTGCTCGCCCTGCTGGCCCGGGGGCTGTCGAATCGCGACATCGGAGGGCGGCTCTACATCTCCGAGACCACCGCGAAGTTCCACGTCGGCAACATCCTGCGCAAGCTCGGGGTCAGGCGGCGGGCCGAGGCGGTCTACGCGGCCTCGAAGATGGGCGTGATCTGAGCTGGGGAGTCGCTCGCCGGGCCACCGTCCTCAGGGCAGCGTGAGCTCCGGGTGGATACCTGCGCTGCGGGAGATCACCCTGCGGAGGGTGCGGGCCGACATGGTGAAGTGCTCACGCGCGATGACGCCGGCATCGTCGACCCTGCCCTCGACGACCGCCGACACGAGCGCGGAGTGCTCGATCACCGCCTGCCCGTAGAAGTCGGGGTCGTAGGGCTCGATGGCCAGCCCCAGCGACGTGCGGGTCAGCAGATCGCGGCTGATGGCCGCCATCTGCGGGTTGCCCGTCGCACGCAGCACCCCCTCGTGGATGGCCATGTCGGTCCGGTGCTGGTCCTGCGGGGTCCGCGCGCGCACGAAGGCCTCGAGCAGGGAGCGCAGCTCCTCGGCACCGGCCCGGGTCCGGACCTCTGCGGCGGTGCGGGCCACCATCTCCTCATAGCGACAGCGCAGGTCGCCGAGCTCCTCGATCTCGGCCCGCCGAGGCACGAGGGTGCGGCCCACCGCCGCGGCGGACGCGGGCTGCCAGCTCTGCGTGACGAAGGCGCCACCGGCCCGGCCACGCCTGACGTCGACGACCCCGGCCTCCCGGAGCCGGGCCAGCGCGACCCGCACCGTGGTCCTGCTGACCCCCAGCAGCCGAGCCATCTCCCGCTCCGCCGGGAGGCGTTCTCCGGGGACGAACTCACCCAGTGCGATCGCGGCCAGCAGACGGTCGACGACCTCGTCGCCGACCGTCTGCACGGTCAACGGGGACATGGAGACCACCGCGCTGGACAAGCCCGTCAGCACCATGGTTCCCCTCGTAAAGTCCCTGCTGCGCACCACCTTCCCCGATCTGTGCCCGTCCGTCGGGGTCGGAGGCGAAACGTGACACAGCCTTAACACAAAAGGTCTTCCTGGCAGACCATTACAGTGCGAGCGTGTGGTCCACGACGGCGCACGGCGTCGTGCCGTATCGACAGGAGGGCCCCGGTGACCATCACCCCGCACGGCATCGCGACACCGAGTCGAGAGGGAACGGTCGACTTCCGCGGTTTCGAGACCTGGTACCGCATCACCGGAGACCTCCGCTCGGGGCTGAGCCCGCTCGTCGTCCTCCACGGCGGGCCCGGCGTGCCGCACGACTACACCCTGCGGATCGCCGGTGTCGCCACCACGGGTCGCGCCGTCATCCACTACGACCAGCTCGGCTGCGGCAACTCGACCCACCTGCGCGACCGGGGCGCCGACTTCTGGACCGTCGAGCTCTTCCTGGACGAGCTCGACAACCTGCTCGGCGCGCTCGGCATCGCCGACGACTACTGCGTGCTCGGTCAGTCGTGGGGCGGGATGCTCGGGGCCGAGCACGCTGCGCGGGCGCCGAAGGGGCTGAGGGCGCTGGTCATCGCGAACTCGCCTGCCTCCATGGAGCTCTGGCTCGCCGAGGCCAACCGGTTGCGCGGTGAGCTCCCGCCGCAGACGCAGGCCACCCTGCTGGCCCACGAGCAGGCGGGCACCACCGACTCGCCGGAGTACGCGGCGGCGGAAGAGGTCTTCTACGACCGGCACGTGTGCCGCGTCGTGCCCAACCCGCCAGAGGTGGTGGCGAGCTTCGCGAAGCTCGCCGAGGACCCGACCGTCTACCACACCATGAACGGGCCCAGCGAGTTCCACGTCATCGGCACCCTCAAGGGGTGGAGCATCGTCGACCGCGCCCACCGGATCACGGCCCCGACCCTGCTCATCAACGGTGCCTACGACGAGGCCACCGATGCCTGCATGCAGCCGTTCGCCGACGCGATACCCGACGTGCGGTGGGAGAGGTTCGCCGAGTCGAGCCACCTGCCGCAGGTCGAGGAGGAGGCCCGCTACCTCGAGGTGGTCAGCAGTTTTCTCGCCGAGCACGACCAGCCCCAGACCGCATCCCGACCCGGAGGAACCTCATGAGCTCACGTCGTCTGCACAGTGCCGTCGTCGTCGGCACAGCGATCGCGCTGACCGTCACGGCCTGCAGCTCGTCGTCCCCCGGGCCGACCGCGACCGGGGGCGGGGCGGGGGGAGGCGCGGACACGGCCGCTCCGGCGACCTTCCAGTCCCAGCACAAGGGCGGCGACCTCAAGCTGCTGGCCAAGGCCGCCGGCGGGACCCTCGACCCCCAGGTCAACTACACGCTGCAGTACTGGCAGCTCTACCAGACGCTGTACGACGGACTGCTGGCCTTCAAGAAGGTGGGTGGCCAGGACTCGTTCACCGTGGTGCCCGACCTGGCGCAGGCCCTGCCGGAGGTCAGCAACGACGGCAAGACCTACACCTTCACCCTGCGCAAGGGAGTCAAGTTCTCCGACGGGAAGGACGTGACCGTCGCCGACGTCGCCGCGTCCTTCAAGCGGATCTTCACCGTCTCGAGCCCGACCGCCGGCTCCTTCTACAACGGCATCGTCGGGGCCGCGGCCTGCCTGAAGGCGCCCGCGAGCTGCGACCTGAGCAAGGGCGTCGTCGTCGACCAGGGCGCGGGCACGGTCGTCATCAACCTCGTCGAGCCCGACCCCGAGCTGAAGTACAAGCTCGCGGTGCCGCACGCGTCGATCCTGCCCGCGAGCTCACCGCCAAAGGACGCTGGTAACACGCCGATCCCGACCACCGGGCCCTACATGATCGCGTCCTACGACCCCAACACCTCGCTCAAGCTCGTGCGCAACCCGAGCTTCACCGAGTGGTCGCACGAGGCGCAGCCCCAGGCGTACTCCGACACGGTCACCGAGAGCTTCGGCCTGACCGTCGAGGCGGCGGTGACCGCGGTGGAGAACGGTCAGGCGGACTGGGTCTTCGACCCGCCCCCAGCCGACCGGCTCAACGAGATCGGCACGAAGTACACCGCCCAGGCGCACGTCAACACGCTCACCGCGATGTGGTACCTCCCGATGAACGTCAACCTCGCGCCGTTCGACAACGTCAAGGCCCGCCAGGCGGTCAACTGGGCGGTCGACCGCGCCGCCGTCGTCAAGCTCTACGGCGGGGACAAGCTCGCCCAGCCGGTGTGCACGTTCCTGCCCCCCGCGTTCCCCGGCCACGTGGACGACTGCCAGTACACCGCCGGCGGCGGGACCACCTGGAGCGCCCCCGACCTGGCCAAGGCCAAGCAGCTGGTGCAGGAGTCGGGCACAGCGGGGATGGAGGTCGGGATCGTCACGCAGGACGACGAGGTCAACAAGTCGATCGGGCAGTACCTCCAGAGCCTGTTCACAGAGCTCGGCTGGAAGGCGACCCTCAAGCCGATCTCCGCCAACATCCAGTTCACCTACATCCAGAACAACAAGAACAAGGTGCAGATCAGCCTGTCGCAGTGGTACCAGGACTACCCGGCGGCGTCCGACTTCCTCAACGTCCTCACGTCGTGCGCCTCGTTCACCCCGGGAAGCGACTCGTCGATCAACATCGCGGGCTACTGCGACAAGGCCCACGACGCGGCGATGCAGCAGGCCCTGGTCACCTCACGCACCGATGAGACAGCGGCCAACGCCCAGTGGGGTGCCGTCGACAAGCAGACGATGTCTGACGCGGTGGTGGCGCCGATGTTCACGCCCAAGCTCATCGACTTCGTGTCCAAGCGGGTCGGCAACTACCAGTTCAGCAAGCAGTTCTACATGCAGGTCAGCCAGCTGTGGACGAAGTGAGCGGCCGGTGACGGCACCCGTCGTCACGTCGTACGGGCCGTGGCGCACTGCCCTGGGGCAGCTGCGCCGCAACCGGGCGGCGATGGCCTCGCTCGCGGTGTTCTTCCTCGTCGTGGTCGTCACCCTGCTGGCTCCGGTCTACGCGGGCAGCATCGCTCACACCGACCCCTTCGCGTCGAACGTGGCCGGCACGACGGTGATCGGCGGGCAGACCGTGCCCGTGCTCGAGCCGAGCACCACCGGCCTCGGTCTCGGCGTGACCCCGATCGGCCCGACCTGGGACCCGGCGCACTACTTCCTCGGCGCCGACGGCCAGGGCCGCGACGTCATGGCCCGGCTGCTCTACGGCGGTCGCAACAGCCTGCTCATCGGCTTCTCCGCCGCCCTGCTCTGCTGCGGGCTCGCCGCCCTCATCGGCATCCTCGCCGGCTACTTCGGCGGCGTCGTCGACGGGGTGCTGTCGCGGCTGCTCGACGTGGTGTGGGCCTTCCCGGTCTACCTGCTGGCCATCAGCCTGTCGGTGGTGCTGCTGACCAGCGGTCTGCGCCTCGGGCCGGTCGTCATCGGGGCGGGCAGCCTGTGGCTGCCGGTGCTCATCATCGGCGTCGTCTACGTGCCGTACGTCGCTCGCCCCATCCGGGGTCAGGTGCTGGCGCTGAAGGAGAAGGAGTTCGTGGCCGCCGCGATCGGGGTCGGGTCCACCGACCTGCGGATCATGCGCCGCGACGTCGTCCCCAACGTCGCCCCCACGGTCGTGGTCTTCCTGCCCCTGATGACCGCGCTGGCCATGCTCACCGAGTCGGCGCTGTCGTTCCTGTCCGTCGGGGTGCAGCCGCCCCAGGCCAGCTGGGGCACGATCGTCAACGACGGTCTCGACCTGCTCTACACCCGGCCCGCCGTCACCGTCGCCCCCGGTGTCGCGATCGCCCTCACCGCCGTGGTGCTCAACCTCTTCGGGGACGGCATCCGCGAGGCGCTCGATCCCCGGGCCAAGCTGCGGGGGGCCGCCTGATGGTGCGCTTCGCGATCAGCCGGTTCGGTGCGGCGATCTTCGTCCTCCTGTCCATCTCGATCCTCGTCTTCCTCATCTTCTTCGCCACCCCGGGGGTGGACCCGGCAGCGCGGATCGCGGGACGCAACGCCGACCAGGCCACCCTGGCGCAGGTGCAGGCCGAGTTCGGCCTCGACCAGCCGCTGCCCGTGCGCTACGCGCTGATGATGAAGCACCTCTTCGTCGACCGTGACCTGACCTCCTACGTCAACCGGGGGGTGGAGGTCATCCCGCAGATCGTGCAGGCGGTGCCCGTCACCCTGTCGCTGGTGCTGGGGGCGGCGGTCATCTGGATGGTCATGGGGGTGGCCATGGGCACCCTGG
Proteins encoded in this region:
- a CDS encoding ABC transporter permease, encoding MTAPVVTSYGPWRTALGQLRRNRAAMASLAVFFLVVVVTLLAPVYAGSIAHTDPFASNVAGTTVIGGQTVPVLEPSTTGLGLGVTPIGPTWDPAHYFLGADGQGRDVMARLLYGGRNSLLIGFSAALLCCGLAALIGILAGYFGGVVDGVLSRLLDVVWAFPVYLLAISLSVVLLTSGLRLGPVVIGAGSLWLPVLIIGVVYVPYVARPIRGQVLALKEKEFVAAAIGVGSTDLRIMRRDVVPNVAPTVVVFLPLMTALAMLTESALSFLSVGVQPPQASWGTIVNDGLDLLYTRPAVTVAPGVAIALTAVVLNLFGDGIREALDPRAKLRGAA
- a CDS encoding iron-containing alcohol dehydrogenase: MSGTTGSVDVVGVPARASGSRLVTFHAPEVVFGPGSLAEAGYAARRLGARRPLVVTDPGIIAAGWVDELLAHLREARLEPVVWHGLTPNPKDREIAAGHDLYLEQGADVILAIGGGSCIDAAKGIAILSTNGGHVLDYAGVDRVTRPIPPLLMIPSTSGTGADVSQFCVVTDTMRCVKVTIMGRALVPDLSIIDPRLLMSMPPWLTAATGLDALTHGIEAYVSLAHNPLADIHALSAVGLVTRNLHTTILRPGDETAREGMAQASLNAGLAFTNAILGATHAMSHQVGGLLDAPHGVVNGVLLPHVIRYNARATPDRFIALARAAGLAVDGMPGVEAADLLAEHVRSLADDVGVPRGLRELGVDESVLARLAASTLDDACLTTNPRSANGEELVALFRQAL
- a CDS encoding GntR family transcriptional regulator; this translates as MSPLTVQTVGDEVVDRLLAAIALGEFVPGERLPAEREMARLLGVSRTTVRVALARLREAGVVDVRRGRAGGAFVTQSWQPASAAAVGRTLVPRRAEIEELGDLRCRYEEMVARTAAEVRTRAGAEELRSLLEAFVRARTPQDQHRTDMAIHEGVLRATGNPQMAAISRDLLTRTSLGLAIEPYDPDFYGQAVIEHSALVSAVVEGRVDDAGVIAREHFTMSARTLRRVISRSAGIHPELTLP
- the frr gene encoding ribosome recycling factor, with the translated sequence MIDETLFEAEEKMEKAVEVAKEDFGAIRTGRATPGMFNKLVVSYYGAPTPLQQLASFQTPEARTILVSPFDKSAMSEIEKTLRDSDLGVNPSNDGNVIRCVLPVLTQERRRDYVKLANTKAEDAKVSIRNIRRKAKTDIDKLVKDGDVGEDDGSRGEKDLDAMTKKFVDSIDTLLKGKETELTEV
- a CDS encoding proline iminopeptidase-family hydrolase, yielding MTITPHGIATPSREGTVDFRGFETWYRITGDLRSGLSPLVVLHGGPGVPHDYTLRIAGVATTGRAVIHYDQLGCGNSTHLRDRGADFWTVELFLDELDNLLGALGIADDYCVLGQSWGGMLGAEHAARAPKGLRALVIANSPASMELWLAEANRLRGELPPQTQATLLAHEQAGTTDSPEYAAAEEVFYDRHVCRVVPNPPEVVASFAKLAEDPTVYHTMNGPSEFHVIGTLKGWSIVDRAHRITAPTLLINGAYDEATDACMQPFADAIPDVRWERFAESSHLPQVEEEARYLEVVSSFLAEHDQPQTASRPGGTS
- a CDS encoding ABC transporter substrate-binding protein; the protein is MSSRRLHSAVVVGTAIALTVTACSSSSPGPTATGGGAGGGADTAAPATFQSQHKGGDLKLLAKAAGGTLDPQVNYTLQYWQLYQTLYDGLLAFKKVGGQDSFTVVPDLAQALPEVSNDGKTYTFTLRKGVKFSDGKDVTVADVAASFKRIFTVSSPTAGSFYNGIVGAAACLKAPASCDLSKGVVVDQGAGTVVINLVEPDPELKYKLAVPHASILPASSPPKDAGNTPIPTTGPYMIASYDPNTSLKLVRNPSFTEWSHEAQPQAYSDTVTESFGLTVEAAVTAVENGQADWVFDPPPADRLNEIGTKYTAQAHVNTLTAMWYLPMNVNLAPFDNVKARQAVNWAVDRAAVVKLYGGDKLAQPVCTFLPPAFPGHVDDCQYTAGGGTTWSAPDLAKAKQLVQESGTAGMEVGIVTQDDEVNKSIGQYLQSLFTELGWKATLKPISANIQFTYIQNNKNKVQISLSQWYQDYPAASDFLNVLTSCASFTPGSDSSINIAGYCDKAHDAAMQQALVTSRTDETAANAQWGAVDKQTMSDAVVAPMFTPKLIDFVSKRVGNYQFSKQFYMQVSQLWTK
- a CDS encoding response regulator transcription factor, with product MATLVPAPHRSPTPPEGLRTGVDIVLVDDHAIVRQGLRSILEREEDLRVVGEACSSAEAMAVVGRTRPQVVVLDLKLSTSSDTEGLALCSTLAGAHPTAAVLVFTTFLDEHLVLQAVRAGARGYVVKDVDTSGLVRAIRDVSRGESAFDARSASAMVRGLHSPQTHSASQLTARESEVLALLARGLSNRDIGGRLYISETTAKFHVGNILRKLGVRRRAEAVYAASKMGVI
- a CDS encoding histidine kinase yields the protein MSPTTAGDERPDLAALTGVRSGKGSFYRAYLRSDERLQHALRAMDSISRALVRTLEGPRGILEQVARAAGTHLDASWCLLGLADAHLPGARPRFIVVTPTGEVESDEGNLPPHVRRELGAVRAGLARTVAPSGWVRVPMTLEGETVGTLSVLHGLPEEPEPSDVSVLRILANQAAVSLHTSQQYQAGLTLHRRAQQLYDEATAQAQDLARRTAELRRAEQQLHVATERELVDGERHRIARELHDSVTQYVLSSGLAVEVARGEAELLGPVAATIHDQLLTARNLSQQAVEQLRRAIYALHQPHRDTISTLPELIHEVSRHHDRSLDVALRVEGGAVPLPGSAHHEIARAVGEALFNVATHASASRVIVRLRYRPHELRVAVADDGVGDPTDLSRRLRIARSAPTDGRHRGLVNIESRIAELGGTIAFRRARLGGVRVEMRIPLPLPPTRPGIIDGLVGPPTRSPQET
- the pyrH gene encoding UMP kinase; the protein is MTTDSYETAGAPATTEAPRVLLKLSGEVFGGGEVGVDPLMVRQIAEQIAVAVRSGVQVAIVIGGGNFFRGAELQQKGMDRARADYMGMLGTVMNCLALQDFLEKAGVETRVQTAITMGQVAEPYIPRRAIRHLEKGRVVIFGAGAGMPFFSTDTVSAQRALETKCHRLLVAKSGVDGVYSADPKKDPGAVKYDTLTFREAMKAGLRILDTAAFSLCEENDLEMLVFGMEGEGNITSALQGEKIGTVVTTG